A single window of Paenibacillus sp. FSL H8-0537 DNA harbors:
- the mtaB gene encoding tRNA (N(6)-L-threonylcarbamoyladenosine(37)-C(2))-methylthiotransferase MtaB, with the protein MPSVAFYTLGCKVNFYDTEAIWQLFKNEGYEQVDFEATADVYLINTCTVTNTGDKKSRQIIRRAVRRNPDAVIAVTGCYAQTSPAEIMAIPGVDLVIGTQDREKIMTFVDQIHADRQPVNAVRNIMKTREFEELDVPDFAERTRAFLKIQEGCNNFCTFCIIPWSRGLSRSRDAHSVVEQAKQLVTAGYKEIVLTGIHTGGYGDDLDNYRLSDLLWDLDHIEGLERIRISSIEASQIDEAMIDVLNRSTKMCRHLHIPLQAGENSVLKRMRRKYTTEEFAAKIKRIREVMPGVAITTDVIVGFPGETNEMFEEGFRFMEELGFSEMHVFPYSKRTGTPAARMEDQVDDEIKNERVHKLIDLSERMQLAYAEKYVGAVLDIIPERDYKGAPGTGLVMGYSDNYIQVVFNGSEELIGKLCRVKVTEAGVNECRGQLVRVLEGEAPALRGSETHSFVLELGSEQDQEAAVHTKAEALRA; encoded by the coding sequence TCGATTTCGAAGCGACCGCTGATGTTTATTTAATCAACACCTGTACGGTGACCAATACAGGCGACAAGAAGAGCCGCCAAATCATTCGCCGCGCAGTGCGCCGCAATCCGGATGCCGTTATAGCGGTAACAGGCTGCTACGCACAGACGTCCCCAGCCGAAATTATGGCGATTCCCGGCGTCGATCTTGTTATCGGTACGCAGGATCGCGAGAAAATCATGACATTTGTCGATCAAATTCATGCGGACCGCCAGCCAGTCAACGCTGTTCGCAACATTATGAAGACGCGCGAATTCGAGGAGCTGGATGTGCCGGATTTTGCCGAGCGCACGCGGGCATTTCTGAAAATTCAGGAGGGCTGCAACAACTTCTGTACCTTCTGTATCATTCCATGGTCGCGCGGCTTGTCCCGCAGCCGGGATGCGCATAGCGTCGTTGAGCAGGCGAAGCAGCTGGTTACGGCAGGCTACAAGGAAATCGTGCTTACGGGCATTCACACTGGCGGCTATGGCGACGATTTGGATAACTACCGTCTGAGCGATCTGCTGTGGGATCTGGATCATATCGAAGGGCTGGAGCGTATCCGTATCAGCTCGATTGAAGCAAGCCAGATCGATGAGGCGATGATTGATGTGCTGAATCGTTCTACGAAAATGTGCCGTCATCTCCATATTCCACTGCAGGCCGGCGAAAACTCCGTGCTGAAGCGGATGCGCCGCAAATATACGACCGAGGAATTCGCGGCGAAAATCAAGCGTATCCGCGAGGTTATGCCGGGTGTTGCCATTACCACGGACGTTATCGTTGGATTCCCTGGCGAAACGAATGAAATGTTCGAGGAAGGCTTCCGCTTTATGGAGGAGCTGGGCTTCTCGGAAATGCACGTGTTCCCTTACTCCAAACGGACGGGTACACCGGCAGCGCGCATGGAAGATCAAGTGGATGATGAAATTAAAAATGAGCGCGTCCACAAGCTGATCGACTTGTCCGAGCGCATGCAGCTTGCTTATGCAGAAAAGTATGTAGGCGCTGTGCTTGATATTATTCCAGAGCGCGACTACAAGGGAGCTCCAGGAACGGGACTCGTTATGGGCTATTCCGACAACTACATTCAAGTTGTATTCAACGGCTCCGAAGAATTAATCGGGAAGCTGTGCCGCGTTAAGGTTACCGAAGCTGGCGTCAATGAATGCCGTGGCCAGCTCGTGCGAGTGCTGGAAGGCGAAGCGCCGGCACTTCGCGGCTCTGAGACACATAGCTTTGTGCTGGAGCTGGGTAGTGAGCAGGATCAGGAAGCTGCTGTTCATACAAAAGCAGAAGCATTAAGAGCATAA